The Ardenticatenales bacterium DNA window CCAACGCCTTTGCCAATCACCAAATAAGTAACCGCCCGAGGCATCGCGCCAGTGTCGGCTGCATGGCGTGTTAGGACTTCTTCTCTTTCTGAGCAGCAATTTCTAATACGTCTGCTCAAAACGGCTGCCCCTATCTTGATTGAAAACCATGAAGCCGCTTCAGGCATCGCGGCTTGCTTCAAAACATCAGTAGCCCACAATACTCTTGCTGTTGATTTCTGCTGCTGTTGCCACTGCCATATGAATCTCTGGCGGAATCCGCAGGGTCAATTTGCCCGAATATGACCGCTGTGGCGGTTGCCCGATTTTTTCGCATACTTCCAGATAGTGATCTACAGCATCATGAAATGCTGCTTCCAGTTCTTCAACGGTGCTGCCATGAAAGCCAACGATGTCTCGAATCCCGATAATGTGTCCGACAAAGATTTTATCTACAGGGGCGTATTCGACTTTCGCGGAATAATTTTGGTAAGTCATTACGTTCATGGGGTTACACCTGCCCTCTGCGAAAATTTGCGCACATCTTTCACACGATAACGCAGCACTTCTTTCCCAGGGTGGGGCCGATGAAAATCGGCGCGTTGCCCATTCAAAATGAATGTGACCCGTAAACCACAGCCCTCAATCACCTGGCATTCCAAAGCAACGAGCAAAGATTCAATGCTACGCCATCCCGTCATCGGCTCCAGTTGGAGGCGGCGATGTTCTGGACGGGGTGTGTGTACAATTTCTTTCATGTCCATGCGACTTTGGGGGGAACGCCAGCCCTGGCGGCTGGCCTGACGGAGGAGGTTTTGTCCGTGCGCGAACTGCTTTTTTGCTTTGCCATCCGACCCGAATCACTCCACGCTAATCTGTAGTCCTGCCGAATTTATAATATTCTCCTGTTGCCTGCGCTAAATCTATTGGCAGCAAATAATGACCTTGATATTGTGCTTGTTCTGCCCATTTTTCGGGTGGCATTTGATTTGCAATTATTACAACAACACGCGAAAGGTTACGTAACTCTCCATGCTTAGGTATTTCATAAGATGCAAGCGAGAGAACACCAGCGGTCATGCCGTCCTTAGCCCCAAAACGGTCATAATAAAAAGCCCGCAATATCCAATCCGATTGAACGCTTTCCAATTTTTCTTGCATAATTTTACTGGCTTCGGGCGAAATCAATTTTCCGCTGGCGATTTTCGCCATCATATGTGCATACTCTCTGACAGTTCCTTTTGGTAGAAGTTGAGCTGCTCGTATCTGATAGTTCCACATTTCTAAACCGTTTAAGGAATTATCTTTCAGCGAATTCATAAACGCTATTTGTTGTGAGTGCCATTCTGTATCATATAGGTAGAGTTCTACAAGTTTTTCCATTTGACTAATGTCGCCACTCGAAACTTGTTCAACCAACGATTGAATTTGGTCAATAGAAAAAGAGGGATTTTCGTGATTGAAAGTTGCAAGAGCAAACCCAAGCGCGTAGTAAATGGAAGTATGGTTTTTTAGCCCACATTCTTGCATTACGAGTGAAATCCTGTCAAGCCCAAGTCGCTCTATTAAATAATCTGTTTCTGCATTTCCGCTGTAGTGAATCATTATGCGTGCTATATCATCCAAAGTTACCGATTCTGTTTTATTGCGGGCAAATCCATAATCATCGGTTTCTAATCCAAGACTTTCCAAACCCATGGCGTGTGCGCCGCCGTCCGTCATTGGCAGGTAATATTTTTCCTAGTTCAAACGGAATTTGTGTCTGAAAGGAAACTGAGGCATTGTTGGGCTTGTGACAGAACCAACAATCCCTCAGCAACGCAAGTATAGCACAGACAAAAACAACGCTCGGTGGGAATCACGACGGATTGTGATTCCAATGCAGTACGAAGAGTACCAAGAAACGATGACCGACCCACAACAAGCCAAAACCTACATTGAACAACAAATGGCAAGCCATCCCGAATTGTTTCCACCAGCTATGCAAGCCGGATACAAACTGCACGGATGGACAAGGCCATCGAAGAAAATGCCAGAAGTACACTTGCGCCGCATTCGGTTACAGATAGAGAATGAAGCGGGGCAAAAGCTGGCCTACACCATTGCCCCATGCGACCTGCTGCCTTATCTGGTAGGAACGGTAACAGAAGTAGAGAAGGCGCTCTTCTTGAAGCAGTTCGGTGTTCCCGATTGGGCGTTGACTTACGTGTTTGGGCGCAACGATAGCTATTGGTACCGTCTTACCGAGTCGTTTGGTCGATTCAGTCTAGTGGGAACGACCGTGAAAGAAGCAGAAAAGCTGCCAACTGATCTGTTAGCAGATGAAAAACATGCCAAAGCCCATGGCGGCAAATGGTACGTAGCCACGACAGTAGCCCAGGATTGCGTACTGGGGGCGGCTGTATCCCAGAGCGCCGATGCAGAAGGGTTGACCGCTGCTTACGAGGTATTCAAAGAAGAAGCACAGCAGCTAAACCCCAGTTACAAACCCGATTCGGTCAATGTAGATGGATGGGCAGCGACAAGTAAGGCATGGCAGACCCTGTTTCCAGCCATCACAATTATCCTGTGCTTTTTACATGCCTTCATCAAAATACGGGGGCGATGCAAGCGATTGGGTAACACCTACACCCAAATCAAACAGCAAGTGTGGGGTATCTACCAGGCGACAAGTCGTCCCGATTTCAAACAGGGCATTACCATGCTTCAGCAGTGGGTGATGCACAATCGAGACAAGTTAAGTGGTTATGCAATCGAGGCCATAGACAAACTATGTCAGCGAGCTGACCAATACTGTCTCGCATTTGACCATCCTACAGCCCACCGTACCAGCAATATGCTTGACCGCCACATGGGGCTTATGGCTCGCTGGCTAGCGGGTGGACGATATTTTCATGGGAATCTACAAGTGGCTGACCTGAGGACACGTGCGTGGGCGTTGTTGCACAACTTTCGCCCTTACTGTCCGCGATCAAAAGTGAGCAAGGAGTATCAGTCACCTGCTCACAAGCTGAATGGATTTGTTTATCGAGAAAACTGGCTAGAAAACCTCTTGGTTGCCTCATCTAATCAGGGGTTTAGGTGTAGCCACAAAAAACGATTGAACTAGTATTTTTCAACATCTCCAATTGGGATTATTTCGTCAGGATCCATCTCTCCATTTGAAACTACGTCTGCGTAGGCGGCTAATACAACTGTTTTCATGACTGATGCCACAACAAGCGGCTCATCAGCATTGTAAAATATCGTTTGTTCATCTGCCACTAAATCCCCATTTTCGTCGAATGTGTAGGCAACTACAGCATTTGATTCTGGATTTGACAAGATAAAGTCCGATAGTTCGCTTTTTACGCTGTCAAGTTTTCCATTAACCCAAATGCCCCCAATGAGCAATCCGCTGATAACCAAAATGGAAAGCACCTTCCACAAAGTTTTAGTCTTTTTTGATGATCTCACAGACATTTGTCGACTCCTATAAGTGAGTTCACTGAAAAAACCGGGTTTTTTTGATTGTCCGGCGGAAATTACCCGAGTGGTTCATGTGTAAAAACCCGGTTTTTGGTCTTTTTTCAGTAGAGTCATAAGTTGTTTTAGATTCTGATGTGGGGATATACGACAAAATTTCTGGATAGTTGTAGAGGTTGGAAGGGCGGGCTAACGAAAAAGGAATCATGCGGCTGTGAAGCCGCATGATTCTTGTTGAACGAAGCCAGGGCCAAGGGCGCATCCGTTAGCGGATGTGCCCTTACCTGCGCAGGCTCATTAAGATGTGCCGTTCCTCTTCGCCGAAGACGCGCAGCGCCAGCAAACCGAGGGGGTAGGCAACCAGCCCTGCCGCCAGACCCAGCCACACGTTCACTTGCGCGCCCAGCCACATGGCCGCCAGCATGAGCAACGTGACCAGTACCGGCTTCCATAGAAGCTGTCGCCAGCCCACGTCGGGCATTCTGCGCACCAGGTAGACGTGGAAGACGATCAGTAGCACGATTTCGGAGGCGATGGTGATGGCCGCGGCGGCGCGATACCCATACAGGCGTAGGAAAATCAAGTTGGCGAGCAGGTTGAAGCCGACGCCAATGGCAAAGGCGCGCGTTTGCATGCGTTCTTGCCCGAGGGCGATGAGGACGTAGTTGGTGACGCTGTTGAGCCAGCCAAAGGGGATGGACCAGACCATGATGCGCAGGGCGATGGCCCCGTCTGGCAGGAAGGCGCTGCCGCCGAGCAGCCCGATCAGCACGTCCGCCAGCAGGGTGGTGACGGCGGCCAGGGGGAGGGCGACCAACATGAGTAGCTTGACGGACATGCGGAAGGTGCGGCGGGCGTCGTCCAGGGCGCTTTGCACCTGGCGGGAGATGACGGGGAAGAGGGCGAAGGTGAAGAAGGAGGGGATGATGTTGAAGGCGCGCACGTATTTGTAGGCACTGTCGTACCAGCCGACTTGCTCATCCCCTTTGAACTGTTGCAGCAGGGGCACGTCGATGAGGAAGAAGACGGTTGCCAGCAGGTGGTTGAGCATGAGGGGGTAGCTGGCGCTGAGCATTTGCCGCTGCAAGGGGATGTCTACGCGCCAGGGGCCGGTGAGGCGGAACTGGCGCAGGGCGGCGGCGGTGAGGATGAGGAGGGTGATCAGGTTGACGACGATGGAGACGCCGGCCAGCCCGACGAAGCTCCAGCCCAGCAGGAGGACGATGACGCCGAAGGCGACTTTGAGGATGGTGGTGACGGTGGTGACGGCTGCCGGCATTTCCGCCTGCTCATACGCATAAAACAACCCCGTCAGCCCTTGTCCCATCCCGGAAAAAACCATGCCCACCATCAACAGCAGGATCGCCCCCTGCGTGGCCCCATCCAACGAATTGCCCCCCAGCGCGCGCCCCAACAGGTAGATGATCACGGGCAGGCTGCCCATGAAGCCTGTGCCCAGGCGCAGCAGGCTGGTGTTGAACAGGTAGCGGCTCGCCTGGCTTTTATCCTGCGACACTTCGCGGATGATGAGGGTATTTAGTCCCCAATTGGCGATAATTTCGTACAGGCTGGCAATGGTGATCGCGGTGGCGTAACTGCCGGCATCTCCCGGACCCAACAGGCGCAAATAAAAAGCCGCGAACACAAAATCAATCGCCCGGTTGAACAAATTCAGCACCATCGGCGCCAGACTGTTTTTGGCGATGCTGCGCGTATTCGTCAACTCCCGCTGCCGCGGATAGAAACGCCGCCACCCCCACACCGCCACGCCAAACAACAAAATGATCCCCCCCATGAAGCTGACCAGCCCCCCCAACTTGAAACTGAGCGGACTGTAGCGGAAACGCACCTCCCACGTACCCGCCGCCAGCCGCACGCCACGGAAATTGCCATCCACCCGCGTGATCTCCGTCTCCGTTTCTGCCCCATCCGCCGCCAGCGGGCGCACAAACGCATCCCACCCCGGCGCGTAGTTGTCCGCCAACACCAGCCAGGAGGGTTCATCCACGGCAGCCCGCACAATCACCTCAATGCTGCCGTACGCCACCATCTCCGCCGGCGCGAGCGCCGCCGGGGTCGCGTCGCTCTCTTCCGTCGCCGCCGCCACCAGCACGTATTGGCGCGGGTCGAAGGCCGCCATCCGCTCCAGCGGGTCCGGCGTGCGCACCGTTGCCGTTTGGGGCAGCGTAAACGCGCGCGGGGCGACCGCCAGATTCTCGTACACGCGCAGCCTTTCCCCTTCCCAGACTCGTTGCAGTTTGGGCAGGTCTATCGTTTCCGCCGTGACGATATACTTCACGCCCAGCAGGTCCAGCAGCGGCGAATTCAGCGCCTGCCAATCCTTGATGGGTTGCACGCGGTTGAAGGGGAGTTCGTTTTGCGGTTCGATGGCCGCCATGTAGGTGGTGTACTGTTTGGGGATGACCGACTCGTAGCCACGCACATCTTGCAGGTGATAAGACCAACCGGCGTTGGCGTTGAGTGGCTTTTGCCCTTGTGGGTCGAACGTGGTAAAGCGCCACACACCCGGCTGCTTGGTCAGCCATTGCAGCAGCGCCGGCTGGAAGGTGAGCAGTTGCGGATCGACGGCGGCGTGGAAACCGGCGCTGGCGCTGTACAGGTCCGCGCCGATGAGGGCGGCGGCGGCGGCCAGCCACAGGAGCCGGCGGGCGCGCCCCGAC harbors:
- a CDS encoding type II toxin-antitoxin system HicA family toxin, whose translation is MKEIVHTPRPEHRRLQLEPMTGWRSIESLLVALECQVIEGCGLRVTFILNGQRADFHRPHPGKEVLRYRVKDVRKFSQRAGVTP
- a CDS encoding serine hydrolase, producing the protein MTDGGAHAMGLESLGLETDDYGFARNKTESVTLDDIARIMIHYSGNAETDYLIERLGLDRISLVMQECGLKNHTSIYYALGFALATFNHENPSFSIDQIQSLVEQVSSGDISQMEKLVELYLYDTEWHSQQIAFMNSLKDNSLNGLEMWNYQIRAAQLLPKGTVREYAHMMAKIASGKLISPEASKIMQEKLESVQSDWILRAFYYDRFGAKDGMTAGVLSLASYEIPKHGELRNLSRVVVIIANQMPPEKWAEQAQYQGHYLLPIDLAQATGEYYKFGRTTD
- a CDS encoding serine hydrolase; its protein translation is MSVRSSKKTKTLWKVLSILVISGLLIGGIWVNGKLDSVKSELSDFILSNPESNAVVAYTFDENGDLVADEQTIFYNADEPLVVASVMKTVVLAAYADVVSNGEMDPDEIIPIGDVEKY
- a CDS encoding oligosaccharide flippase family protein; its protein translation is MKRIPIKNARLSIIILAGYLVLPFLFYGSVTIGGKTMLPADNLFQWQPWADHAAELGIEHPQNHLLSDLILQNYAWKNFIQESLRQRTIPLWNPYLFAGVPFLAAGQHGAYYPFGIVFLLLPLARAYGWYTVLQLWLAGLSAYFLGRVLGQRRGSAFLGGLVFQSCGFMLVSAAVFPMIIGAAVWLPFLLGCLEMVIRRATDEERGGATLPWVVVGAVALGCQVLAGHIEITYYTLLVMAAFAAWRLAPRLWRTWRAPRPPRRRLFALLKPPAWLLSLVLLGLMLGAIQFLPFAEVGQTNFREGSATLAEIRGWAFPPRRILTLALPNFFGNPAHHDYTDVFSGQRIPFTVNSSGQPNPNGAQSSDWGIKNYVEGGIYLGILPLLLALLGVWSAVRERRRRGPISFFALLSLASLAFIFGTPLYALLYYGLPGINQLHSPFRWVFPLSVAVAVLAGYGADFVGENAGISSPKNIIRWLGGLAMGAGGLLLLGLAISRLFYNTLAPIVERVFRGLALAANAFANARAFYSYEFWQLLILGLVLVVAGGLLWFSRSSGRARRLLWLAAAAALIGADLYSASAGFHAAVDPQLLTFQPALLQWLTKQPGVWRFTTFDPQGQKPLNANAGWSYHLQDVRGYESVIPKQYTTYMAAIEPQNELPFNRVQPIKDWQALNSPLLDLLGVKYIVTAETIDLPKLQRVWEGERLRVYENLAVAPRAFTLPQTATVRTPDPLERMAAFDPRQYVLVAAATEESDATPAALAPAEMVAYGSIEVIVRAAVDEPSWLVLADNYAPGWDAFVRPLAADGAETETEITRVDGNFRGVRLAAGTWEVRFRYSPLSFKLGGLVSFMGGIILLFGVAVWGWRRFYPRQRELTNTRSIAKNSLAPMVLNLFNRAIDFVFAAFYLRLLGPGDAGSYATAITIASLYEIIANWGLNTLIIREVSQDKSQASRYLFNTSLLRLGTGFMGSLPVIIYLLGRALGGNSLDGATQGAILLLMVGMVFSGMGQGLTGLFYAYEQAEMPAAVTTVTTILKVAFGVIVLLLGWSFVGLAGVSIVVNLITLLILTAAALRQFRLTGPWRVDIPLQRQMLSASYPLMLNHLLATVFFLIDVPLLQQFKGDEQVGWYDSAYKYVRAFNIIPSFFTFALFPVISRQVQSALDDARRTFRMSVKLLMLVALPLAAVTTLLADVLIGLLGGSAFLPDGAIALRIMVWSIPFGWLNSVTNYVLIALGQERMQTRAFAIGVGFNLLANLIFLRLYGYRAAAAITIASEIVLLIVFHVYLVRRMPDVGWRQLLWKPVLVTLLMLAAMWLGAQVNVWLGLAAGLVAYPLGLLALRVFGEEERHILMSLRR